In one window of Tubulanus polymorphus chromosome 3, tnTubPoly1.2, whole genome shotgun sequence DNA:
- the LOC141901598 gene encoding uncharacterized protein LOC141901598 gives MSLRIICIMLPVLLEHVVHISSSCNDFSRNTTILAWTANYTRESNETIALDPIEGESLDLNCCAEGYTNIAWEKLENDGSPRNIDMITGLNAYRKTRNQTLHFKEIIKKHESSKFRCIVRNATSFKTRNFLIDNVRGECTEDANQLARLVKVENTTIIEKSIGESVSFMCEAYYKGCDHGLVAFHWVKKGGVFFGERVNSTKTFRGVKIYQTFYTIDAINSSHYGEYLCMNLHDKITYILQEKQTSVSSILVIVFSIAVAFIVIFIVFILVNLYLWVRIKVVFKQFYISIFDHYEREGNYDVFILAADYGTDSLLAVALGSYLEKCGRHVYIYERNSVPGEYKSTNYINAVHESSCVLAIITERFIESRLCYDALEEARRDGKRVAICIYNNNELSTANWDEELQTYFSACRKFVWRQSFYEFIRPQLNSSDRNMNRAAPHIVPAVNADDTAVDKSSSEPNVDNEIDIVSTGADSGFCAKLKVKFQKRKVQNDFHLFKEELLLYLPKAINSSSGMVMTNIN, from the exons ATGTCACTGAGAATCATCTGTATCATGCTGCCAGTATTACTGGAACATGTCGTACACATTTCTTCCTCGTGcaatgatttttcaagaa aCACGACCATATTGGCCTGGACTGCCAATTATACCAGGGAATCTAATGAGACTATTGCACTGGATCCAATTGAAGGAGAATCACTTGATCTGAATTGCTGTGCAGAAGGCTACACGAACATAGCGTGGGAGAAACTAGAAAATGATGGTAGTCCACGAAATATAGACATGATTACTGGATTGAACGCCTATCGAAAAACAAGGAATCAAACTcttcattttaaagaaatcattaaaaaacatgAATCCAGCAAATTTCGATGTATCGTCCGAAATGCAACTAGTTTTAAGACTCGGAACTTTCTTATTGATAATGTCCGTG GTGAATGTACTGAAGATGCTAACCAACTTGCAAGACTTGTCAAGGTTGAGAACACTACTATCATTGAGAAGTCTATCGGAGAAAGTGTATCATTTATGTGCGAGGCTTACTATAAAGGATGTGATCATGGCCTTGTTGCATTCCATTGGGTCAAAAAGGGTGGAGTTTTTTTTGGGGAAAGGGTTAATAG cacCAAAACCTTTAGAGGAGTTAAAATTTATCAAACATTCTACACTATCGATGCCATTAATTCATCTCATTATGGAGAGTACCTTTGTATGAACCTGCACGATAAGATAACTTATATCTTGCAAgaaaaac aaacttCAGTCAGTAGCATTTTAGTTATTGTGTTCAGTATTGCAGTAGCTTTCATAGTTATCTTCATTGTATTCATACTTGTTAATCTATACCTTTGGGTCAGAATAAAGGTAGTCTTCAAACAGTTTTACATaagtatttttgatcattATGAGAGAG AGGGAAATTATGATGTTTTCATATTAGCAGCAGATTATGGTACTGATAGTTTGCTTGCTGTGGCATTGGGTTCATACTTGGAGAAATGTGGCCGCCATGTTTACATATATGAAAGAAATTCCGTACCTGGAGAGT ATAAAAGTACGAACTACATAAATGCAGTTCACGAAAGCAGTTGTGTATTGGCAATCATCACAGAGAGATTCATTGAGAGTCGTTTGTGTTATGATGCTTTGGAGGAAGCTCGTCGCGATGGGAAACGTGTTGCTATTTGCATTTACAACAACAACGAGTTATCGACTGCCAACTGGGATGAAGAATTGCAGACATATTTTAGTGCATGTCGCAAATTTGTTTGGCGTCAAAGCTTTTACGAGTTCATTCGTCCACAATTGAATTCGAGTGATCGCAATATGAATCGCGCAGCGCCTCACATAGTACCAGCGGTGAACGCTGACGATACGGCAGTCGACAAGTCAAGTAGTGAACCAAATGTTGACAATGAGATTGATATTGTATCAACTGGTGCTGATTCAGGTTTTTGTGCAAAACTGAAGGTCAAATTTCAGAAGAGAAaagttcaaaatgattttcatttgttcAAGGAAGAATTATTATTGTATCTGCCGAAAGCTATTAATTCTAGCAGTGGTATGGTAATGACAAATATCAACTAA
- the LOC141901471 gene encoding uncharacterized protein LOC141901471 has product MAPSGMFNAKDIHISVDLIEAALLQLNFLHSVNEHPLLYKPGPILHNALRRYEKLWLPLVAESKETLVPPIDIHWLWHVHMLAPLYYEKDCEAIVGKVVNHKLLSKSDHLTALKRAKSVWESHYSSATEPFEVDIDGKSTENSTAGSNDESNVKPVTNGDIPNAESKISYKLLDAALRQKLFYYQVSLPHYTDESFLKNALLRYKKYLYLKQCNPERFLVPCYDFDLIWHAHQLHPLAYKSDTIAILNQMLNHDDSVNERSPDSKLSRCDDVTRKLWKEVFNEEFALCGAMYRGDPPNGKLATLSPEQVIAVFSKQAYVMIQRLELGNMILNLDKFSLVVSLYSEKHGKSKIINLKGPPNYWIKNGGEGLARFLFDSGKYTDLCFEFVDRRGFMCCSANDIIAQHMLSLQPVVEKTPVQGQTLTSTYTLSSLSGTSNQIGTISLTASIEPPKPGPCLLFLTPGTFETCTMPEHIEQLWGPIPLGHLPEGTQNTCVVASHRLYNHANELLFTARVIHSIPLMMSAVQVFYKDKMTSVAHLIGTDQLPWPKQILEKSESKCLTLDFNIGERALLIKDNDGDWGIVSGQWLGFRKGVPGTPGIAGSKGNPGVRGVPGVPGNSGYLEVKFLNLRTKKIQKKEIHINNNTQYKIADTTVRCKEGQITINHTNDIMQNLCLSFSVSMLHILLQPRPAQQPRSQSSPGASSSSKPVQSINNNDLMLFCAMGFFVDIPSNAYIKHSLGAGGCCGCVSTDVGGCGGCGGCGGCGGCGGCGSCGGCGSCGGCGGCGGCGG; this is encoded by the exons ATGGCACCCAGCGGAATGTTCAATGCGAAAGATATCCACATAAGCGTGGATCTCATAGAAGCTGCATTGCTGCAACTGAATTTCCTACATTCTGTCAATGAACATCCATTATTGTACAAACCCGGGCCAATTCTGCACAATGCGCTGCGCCGATATGAAAAACTCTGGCTGCCATTGGTTGCTGAAAGTAAAGAGACACTAGTGCCACCTATTGATATCCACTGGCTTTGGCATGTACATATGTTAGCACCGCTGTATTATGAAAAGGACTGTGAAGCCATCGTCGGTAAAGTAGTCAATCATAAGCTGTTGTCTAAATCTGATCATCTGACGGCATTAAAACGAGCAAAAAGCGTTTGGGAGAGCCATTATTCTTCAGCGACGGAACCTTTTGAAGTCGATATCGATGGTAAATCGACTGAAAACAGTACTGCTGGCAGTAACGACGAAAGTAACGTAAAACCTGTGACAAACGGTGATATTCCGAACGCTGAATCGAAAATCAGTTACAAACTATTGGACGCAGCATTGAGACAGAAGTTGTTCTATTATCAGGTGTCTCTGCCTCACTACACTGACGAAAGCTTCCTGAAAAATGCATTGTTGAGGTATAAGAAGTATTTGTACTTGAAGCAGTGTAATCCTGAGCGATTTCTCGTGCCGTGTTATGATTTCGACTTGATCTGGCATGCGCACCAATTGCATCCGTTGGCCTACAAGTCGGACACCATCGCGATCTTGAATCAGATGCTGAACCACGATGATTCGGTCAATGAACGGTCGCCGGATTCAAAGTTAAGTCGGTGCGATGATGTCACGCGTAAACTGTGGAAGGAGGTGTTCAACGAAGAGTTCGCCTTGTGCGGCGCAATGTATCGCGGTGACCCGCCAAACGGTAAACTCGCGACGTTATCCCCGGAGCAGGTCATCGCTGTTTTCAGCAAACAAGCGTACGTTATGATTCAGCGTCTAGAACTCGGTAATATGATCCTCAATCTGGACAAATTTTCACTTGTTGTTTCGCTGTATTCGGAGAAACATGGCAAAAGTAAGATCATCAACTTGAAAGGCCCACCGAATTACTGGATTAAGAATGGCGGGGAAGGTTTGGCAAGGTTTCTATTCGATAGCGGGAAATATACGGATTTGTGTTTCGAGTTTGTTGATCGACGCGGATTCATGTGCTGCAGCGCAAATGATATCATCGCTCAGCACATGCTTTCGCTTCAGCCAGTTGTTGAGAAGACTCCCGTGCAGGGCCAGACTCTCACTAGCACATACACGCTGTCCAGTTTGAGCGGTACTTCAAATCAGATAGGTACGATCAGTTTAACGGCTTCGATCGAGCCGCCGAAACCGGGCCCGTGTCTCCTGTTTCTAACACCAGGTACTTTTGAAACATGCACAATGCCTGAACACATCGAGCAGTTGTGGGGACCGATACCACTGGGACATTTACCAGAGGGTACTCAAAACACTTGCGTCGTCGCCTCTCACAG GTTATATAACCATGCTAATGAACTCCTGTTTACTGCCCGCGTTATACACTCTATTCCTCTGATGATGTCAGCTGTACAAGTGTTCTACAAAGATAAGATGACTTCTGTTGCTCATCTAATCGGCACAGACCAGCTTCCTTGGCCAAAGCAAATATTG GAAAAGAGTGAAAGCAAATGTTTGACATTGGATTTTAATATTGGAGAACGAGCATTGTTGATCAAGGACAACGACGGTGACTGGGGAATAGTTAGCGGACAGTGGCTTGGTTTCAGAAAAGGTGTTCCGGGAACTCCAG GTATAGCTGGATCTAAAGGTAACCCAGGAGTAAGAGGTGTTCCAGGAGTACCTGGAAATTCCGGATATCTTGAGGTGAAATTCCTTAATCTCCGAACGAAAAAGATTCAGAAGAAAGAAATACACATAAACAACAATACACAGTACAAAATCGCGGACACCACAGTAAGGTGTAAAGAAGGTCAAATTACCATCAACCACACAAATGATATTATGCAAAATCTTTGCTTGTCATTCTCAGTCTCGATGTTacatattcttctgcagccgCGACCGGCTCAACAGCCCCGCAGCCAGTCAAGTCCAGGTGCTTCGTCGTCATCGAAACCAGTCCAAAGCATAAACAATAATGATTTGATGTTATTCTGTGCGATGGGTTTTTTTGTCGACATACCGTCGAATGCATACATAAAGCATTCACTCGGTGCTGGAGGCTGTTGTGGTTGTGTTTCGACGGATGTTGGTGGGTGTGGGGGCTGCGGTGGTTGTGGAGGCTGTGGTGGCTGTGGTGGATGTGGTTCCTGCGGTGGATGTGGTTCATGTGGCGGCTGTGGAGGATGTGGGGGCTGTGGTGGTTAA
- the LOC141901472 gene encoding L-threonine dehydratase catabolic TdcB-like isoform X1 has translation MINQFKVKFKLNFSSKMERLPTLDILAAATDTVIRSGMHFRTPMLKEAQDMFGLKDDIHLYLKLENMQNTGSFKIRGIANQLANLPPSIGTKENKLISMSAGNYGKSFAYATEKHGLAGVILMPVSAPDNRATVIESYGVKVERYPTAQLQSKIDEYVKSEGMFFCHSFDDPYLIHGHSSLGFEILEDCPDPDVVVICCGGGGLLAGTAAAIRLSGNTKCRIYGVEPEGAASMYKSFKEGKAVGLPTASSVASGLAPPYAGKLAYHYCKNYIDDIILVSDEEILRTMLRLYSRGLVVEASGCAAFTALFERKIPNGFGKKIVIVVTGGNVTAEEMYQHKINIKG, from the exons atgattAATCAG TTTAAGGTCAAGTTCAAGTTAAACTTTTCATCAAAGATGGAAAGGTTACCGACACTCGATATTTTGGCCGCGGCTACTGATACAGTAATACGAAGTGGGATGCATTTTAGAACTCCAATGCTCAAAGAAGCCCAAGATATGTTTGGTCTCAAGGACGATATTCATTTGTATTTAAAACTTGAGAATATGCAAAACACAG GCTCATTTAAGATACGTGGAATTGCAAATCAACTTGCAAATTTGCCACCATCTATTGGTACTAAAGAgaataaactgatttcgatGTCAGCTGGAAATTATGGCAAATCATTTGCATATGCTACTGAAAAGCATGGCCTCGCTGGAGTTATTCTGATGCCAGTTTCAGCACCTGATAATCGTGCTACTGTCATTGAG agTTATGGCGTTAAAGTAGAGAGGTATCCAACAGCACAATTACAGAGTAAAATTGATGAATATGTGAAATCTGAAGGCATGTTTTTCTGTCATTCATTTGATGATCCATATTTGATCCACGGACACTCAAG TTTAGGGTTTGAGATTTTGGAAGATTGTCCCGACCCAGATGTAGTAGTTATATGCTGTGGAGGAGGAGGTCTTCTTGCTGGAACCGCTGCTGCTATACGTCTAAGTGGTAATACTAAATGTCGCATATATGGTGTAGAACCTGAAGGAG CTGCTTCAATGTATAAAAGCTTTAAAGAAGGGAAAGCTGTGGGTCTTCCTACAGCCAGCTCTGTAGCTAGTGGTCTGGCACCCCCGTATGCAG GTAAACTGGCTTACCATTATTGCAAGAACTACATTGATGATATAATTCTGGTCTCAGATGAAGAGATCCTGCGTACAATGCTAAGACTCTATAGTCGTGGTTTAGTCGTTGAAGCATCGGGTTGTGCCGCATTCACAGCATTATTTGAACGCAAGATACCAAATGGATTTGGCAAGAAAATAGTGATTGTAGTAACTGGTGGTAATGTTACAGCTGAAGAAATGTACCAGCACAAAATCAATATAAAAGGATGA
- the LOC141901472 gene encoding L-threonine dehydratase catabolic TdcB-like isoform X2 encodes MERLPTLDILAAATDTVIRSGMHFRTPMLKEAQDMFGLKDDIHLYLKLENMQNTGSFKIRGIANQLANLPPSIGTKENKLISMSAGNYGKSFAYATEKHGLAGVILMPVSAPDNRATVIESYGVKVERYPTAQLQSKIDEYVKSEGMFFCHSFDDPYLIHGHSSLGFEILEDCPDPDVVVICCGGGGLLAGTAAAIRLSGNTKCRIYGVEPEGAASMYKSFKEGKAVGLPTASSVASGLAPPYAGKLAYHYCKNYIDDIILVSDEEILRTMLRLYSRGLVVEASGCAAFTALFERKIPNGFGKKIVIVVTGGNVTAEEMYQHKINIKG; translated from the exons ATGGAAAGGTTACCGACACTCGATATTTTGGCCGCGGCTACTGATACAGTAATACGAAGTGGGATGCATTTTAGAACTCCAATGCTCAAAGAAGCCCAAGATATGTTTGGTCTCAAGGACGATATTCATTTGTATTTAAAACTTGAGAATATGCAAAACACAG GCTCATTTAAGATACGTGGAATTGCAAATCAACTTGCAAATTTGCCACCATCTATTGGTACTAAAGAgaataaactgatttcgatGTCAGCTGGAAATTATGGCAAATCATTTGCATATGCTACTGAAAAGCATGGCCTCGCTGGAGTTATTCTGATGCCAGTTTCAGCACCTGATAATCGTGCTACTGTCATTGAG agTTATGGCGTTAAAGTAGAGAGGTATCCAACAGCACAATTACAGAGTAAAATTGATGAATATGTGAAATCTGAAGGCATGTTTTTCTGTCATTCATTTGATGATCCATATTTGATCCACGGACACTCAAG TTTAGGGTTTGAGATTTTGGAAGATTGTCCCGACCCAGATGTAGTAGTTATATGCTGTGGAGGAGGAGGTCTTCTTGCTGGAACCGCTGCTGCTATACGTCTAAGTGGTAATACTAAATGTCGCATATATGGTGTAGAACCTGAAGGAG CTGCTTCAATGTATAAAAGCTTTAAAGAAGGGAAAGCTGTGGGTCTTCCTACAGCCAGCTCTGTAGCTAGTGGTCTGGCACCCCCGTATGCAG GTAAACTGGCTTACCATTATTGCAAGAACTACATTGATGATATAATTCTGGTCTCAGATGAAGAGATCCTGCGTACAATGCTAAGACTCTATAGTCGTGGTTTAGTCGTTGAAGCATCGGGTTGTGCCGCATTCACAGCATTATTTGAACGCAAGATACCAAATGGATTTGGCAAGAAAATAGTGATTGTAGTAACTGGTGGTAATGTTACAGCTGAAGAAATGTACCAGCACAAAATCAATATAAAAGGATGA